CTCCGCTCATTGAACATTTTTCGTACCAGAAAATATACCGCACAAACTTTATTTGGAAAATTTGCAGCGGGCTCTTTTTGTATTTCATCGTTGGACCAGATTATCCGTGGCTAATActgttgtttttgttatttgatGAGTAagtatcatttaatgatattccATTGTCAATATTGGTGCCATGGACGCTTTATTAAAACCCTCACTTGCAGGACGCTGTTGTTATCTTGTTGGTACCAATCGAtattgtgattgattgattacttaATTGTTCAGTGCAATTAACATTTGTAAACAGAGTTACCAATTTGGGAggattttttatgcccccttcagTATTTTCTTCAGTTCATCATAATTAGTTCTGCTATGCTTGTAGATACATTGTATTGAACTAATTTTTAGTAGATCTatagatcaagtttgaatttcttGTCGATTTTGCTACTTTTACGAAGACCTTAGACTTggattttttcttcattatttacagttttcCGAGCTTTTGGGGTTTGTGTTTGCAGAAATAGCTCTAGTTTCATGTCGATCAACTTAATTATTCCCCATGAACTTTGAAAGTTATTTAGTTATTAATTCCAGACTTGTTTCTATTAGATATGCTGGTAGGCAGTGAGCTTAATGAGAACGTATGTACCTTTATCATGATGAATTAAGATTAAGTTTCTCGTCCTTGTTTACTGCTCTACCAGAATTATTGAGACTGgacttgaaaaatatttaaggcagacatttttatttgataaactttacatgcatgcattaataaaatgtacaaaaatgtacGAACAAAGGGTGCTAATTTTTTATCATCAATTTGTTATAAAGTGTGAAATGAACAGTGCTGCAAAATGCGTCATTAATTAGATGCAATTTATACCAAATGTCATTTTCTTGTTAactaggatttttttttatcctacataaatacaatattctatataaaatgtCAGTTAATGGAATAAGTCCGTGTGTACCTTCTGCATCCAAAGTGTGTCGTAGTAATTAAGCTTCACTGTGTGCTTCCATGGAAACaaatgtaatatacaattatctTCGGAACTTATAAAAAAAACGCACCATAAAAAGCAGTTCATTATATTAAGGTTTTGTTTTAGATGCACCTAAtactattttcattttcacatcATGGGACTTTCCAATATTCAGCGGGGCATCCGTATCACACTGACACATCTACTAGTCGGCTCTCGATTTAGTTGTTCATTGCTAGGATTGATATTTTCTGTAGTTTTATGTAACCCCagttattatttttgtttattactAGGATTGCTATTTTCTGTAGTTTTATGTAACGCCTGTTCTTATTTTTGTGTAGTTGTTTTTACTAAGATTGACATTTTCTGTAGTTATTCTTGACGCCTGTTCTTATTTTTCTTTAGTTGTTTCACAAATTCTGCCGCATCTCTAATCAAACTGCCTCTTGCCGATATAACGGACGCAAATATGGAAAAGTACAACCGAAAGTAAGTTAATGTTGATTTGAATggaatttatttgataaagcaattgtttatttattaacCCCATGAAAATGATACTTGTACTCACATCGGTGGTACttgtcgcggtagctcagtgatagagCGTTTGcattgtaaccgggaggtcatgagttcgattgttgtttaacgtctctggagaatttttcactcacatggagacttCACCATTTTTGAGCTTCGCTCatgtcatggccgcgtcaaacctaaaacgtaaatataaattgtgattgttccttcgccaaatgcttgACATTCACAGATTTTTCGGATAAATtatcttaaaaacggaggtcccttCTCGCGGCGGGCTTTGGAACGTTAAAGAACTTtcactgttacggccctgaACGCTAAGCATGGGTCTAACTTTGTGgttcttcacctacagctgatgacgtctcaataagagtgaaaaattctcgatgggacgtaaaacaaccaatcaatcacATTTTTCGTTGGCCTCGCAATCTGATTTTAATATAGATCTATCAAACTGCGCACAGATATCTGTCAACGACCAATAGAGAGCCATGTTCTGTGACGTAGACACGACCTTAATGATAATAACATCCAATCACAACTATTGTTACTTTATTCAAGAAAATGTCGAAATCGAGCTTGGCTgaggtttttgaaaatttgtgatAGAGAGGCTGAAAGAGGAGCAGTTGGATATTCTTATATCGTTCATCAAAGGGGAGGATTGTGTGGTTGTCTTTTCCAACCAGATTTGAACAGTCTTTGCCTTACAAGGTCGACAAAACAACTGAAACATGAATTCCACAAAGTAATCATGTTTGtccctctttttaaaaaaagtaaaacCAAGTACATATAGCTATGTATAAAGGTAGGGATAAtcattaaatgtgtttaaaaagcaaaatatacatgttttgATAGCATTACATTATAAACTTTCTGGATATAGCGCCTAGTAAGCACTTATCTAATTTGCCAAAACAAAGGTTATGTCTACTTCTCAGAACACGGTTCTTCATTGGTCGTTTTCAGATCCCCCTGCTCTAAGCGCTATTTGAGAAATCTTGATCTCGGTGAATATCGACACCTTTTGGTTGTTAAATCGAGATGTCAACCTCATTAGCCTGTAACTTGGTAATGGTAAGGATTTTTTCTCATGAATTAGAATAACTAAAAATAACCTTGACTACTAAAAgtttatcatttatttacaatattggaGGTGTTCTACGTAGGGAACCTTCTAATTTTCAATGATTTCCCCCAATTTCAGCAACTTAGAAATGCATACTGCTAATGTTGAATGGGTAAAATATTGTGGCATTTACTTCTTTATTTGGGAAAACttcatttgtaaaatagttttaGAAGTCGTGAATTAGCTGCTTTAGATTTTATCCGCTTGATGGTTTTCGgttattttctaaaacaaaaaataacttCAATTAATCATGTTGAACTTCTTAAACGCCCGCTCAATAAACATGTGAACTCGTAAGATATTTACACTGTTTCTTTGAACCAGGCATCCTATATCCTCAATGGTATTTGGGACAAACGCACTGATTACCAAGCCAGCCAACTCCCTGTCGCCAATGCTCGTTGTAAGCATATTGAACCGATTCGGATACGGTGAAGTGAGAAAATTGACTTCCGGAAAAATGAATGACAATGACGTCGCTAGAAGTGAGGAATTGAAAATGGCCATGTTTGCTTTGGTTTGCTGGTACCCTGTAGTGGTGGGTGTTATACAGCTGTGTAGTTGGTCTTTTTTCAGGATAAACAAAAGAACAGAAATTATCATCAAAGCTGACAAAATTCACCAAGGGGTGTGATGCTACTGTGATTACGGACACACTAAATCTCTCATTTATTCAGCTTACCTGAGAAGAGGTCTCCAAATTATAGAAACATTACAGGATTTTTAAACTGTATACAGCTTTATTTTTGCTGTCGTTTAATTTTCGCTATTTTCACTGTAGGTCAAAACCATAAAATTGAATCTGCAGTGAAAATAACTTGACCGCAATATCATATGAAATTGATGTAAAAACGAGCATTAAAAACTATAGGAAAACGGAGTCCGCCAAGAAACCACAAATATAACGCCTTTAACTCTGTATATAATATTGTAAACATCGGCATCAGATATATGGTTTTCTAACATTAATGTCAATAAATAtagacaaaaatattgatgtTATTTTCAGAAAGCCACAAATCTACAATGTAGCTGCATAGCACGGTTCCCGACCACGCTTTGCACTACTTGtctaaacattgaaaacaaCATATTAACTGTTTATTAAATTTTCACTATAAAGAAAGAAATGTGATTTGGTTATCACTTAACTTGAAGCGCTCACTCAcgttatttgattttttaaaagtgctGGCTTTCGTCGTATCTCCCTAATTGAGAACGGAAACACTTGTTTAAATCCTGGTTTACGTTGTCAAGTTGTTGGTATAtagctcaaactcacgacctcccggttacgaagcgaacaatctaccactgagctatcgcGACCGGTATAGTCGAGGTAATAATATCGACTTGTCTTGTTTACGTAAAGGATACTCACCCCTGATTTTTAATTGATGGGATGGatgtttgtacatgtaggtcagTCACGCCCACTACATCTAGGAGAGCCGAACACACGGGTAATGTCGAGACCTATGGACATGCAATGAAGATTCTCATCGCTTCATAATTTCTATAATAGGTCCTTTGACTAAAATTAAATGTACTAACACAGcattaaattcaattttaatCAACTACACGTATTGTATTGAATATAAAAGTATGctgatatttagatatttcagtCACACGAATAAAACTcctgaaagaaaatatttcgaTCATCCCACTATGTCTGGTAGTGATATTCCATGAGACGCATGcttaaaagaaaatgtttcgTTTGTGCTTAAGAAGGTGGCGCCACTGTCCAGAGAGATGCTAAATTGCACGTTATGTTTCGCGCCCTGTGACGCTCGAACAGGAGATGGACAGTTGATGAGATGATCATAGATTAAGGTTCCTTTTGTTGTTGTGCTTCCAAATCGGCAGTAGATGGTTTTGCATATTGCTCTATGAAAATTTCGCCCGAAAACGTTGACGTTCTTTCCACCACCTATGGGACCCTCTTGAGGAAATATTGATGAAACGAATGGAGGTGTATCATTGAAGGTTAACTGACATGCTTCCTGTTTTGTGTTTGTTATGAAAAGATTATAGTTGTTTTGCCACTTTGTGATGGCAGCTGGTTTCTCAGAATCCAGGAGAGAACTGTACTCCAGTGAATTCATTGCCAAATGGCGCATGTCGGCAAGAGTCAGATCCCATCCCATTACTGCCTCATACCAGTCAACCGTGAATTCATCATATCCAAACGTAGAAGGGTCGTCTGCTCCTAAAACTACGGGTATACCATACCGAATATAAGTGATAGCCGGATGGTGGCGCTGATCGGGGACATAACCCAACATTTTGTTACTGACTGGGTTTGCCTCCACAgcaatttttttctgtttaagCACTTCCATTAGATAAGGATGAGACAAAAAACCTATGCCATGTCCAACTCTTTTGGCGCCCAACAGAATCGCGTCGTATGTATTTTCTATCGCAGCGACCGGATCTGTTAAATGTGTAGATGTTAGATATGTTGAGGGCCAGTTGGTTTCTGCTGTGTGGAAAAAGTATGGAAGTGAAGCATTCTGTACTTCCAATTCTGCAAAGTCCTTGAGGTAAAACAACAGAGAATATCCGTGGTCCTCTTCCGCCACTATGTCAAATCCCGCCACAAGATGAGGATATCTTTTATGCAGTGTGAGTGCTCTCTGCGCATCGAGTTTGAGTGTTGTGGAACTCACTCGTCTGTTCGAGTTAACAATTCGTTTATATCCAATAAAAGACGGATTCTTCTGACGAAATTCGTTCAATACTTCCTCCATAATGTGAAGTTCCTCTTCTCCCATGTCGTTGTCTACATAATGCTTTCCATGTGTTTTTGCATACGCAGAGTCTGGGTCTAAAACGTATAACTTGTTGTAGGAAGAGGATTTTGCTTCAAGATACTGCACATTTTCGTCCACTGCAGCTTGAAGCATTGCCTCCATATATAACCTTGACATATTTATCTGGTTCACGACCGACGACCCCATTGCGCCAAACAAGGAACCCATTTGTTTCCATCGCAACTCGCTGAGAGTTGGCGAATTAATGGCCGTGTCTGTTATAACCCCTAGAAAAGTCGAATGTTTCACAATAATGTCCTTGGTGTAATTTTGGTTGTCCTTCACTTTAACCCAACCGCTTGGTGGATTGAGATAAAAGTTGAATCGCCATTTGTTTGGTTCTGGAGATTCCTTAACGTAGAAATTGTCGAGCAAAACTTGGTGTGAATAAATAATGTCCATGATTTTTGCTTTACTTACAACGTGATCTGCAATGGTAATAAAATTACAGAAATAATATTACAGAAATATCATACTGTACACAAAGGAGATAACACAAATCGTTACACAAATAATTCTTCACTCGTAGTACAAAGAAATCTTGTAATATAGTTATGTTTTATCTACCAGTATTTATTTCGGAGACGTTAATCTCAAAATTTGCTAATTTTTTCTGCGTTAAAATTGagaaaatttcaatatatcatcCGGATAAGGCTGTTGcatgaaatcaatgaaaaactTAATCTCCAGTAAtaaaacaatcttttaaaaacagtatatgtaatgtatataaaatttgatgtttcactaaaaaaaaatgtagataacgaagagtgatcaatgaaaggtgaagataacgaacagtgatcaatttcttaATTCCTATGAAAAACAGACCCCTTCTCACATCAACTGTTAGATCatgtgcctagaaggagtaaacatcccctgttgatctgAATAGGAGGAAAACGTCCATGACCAAGATGGACTTTGatctaaatttacattttttttaaatcattgttttACGCACTGTGGTGTAGATGCATGTTTCCTCCCTTCGGAAACCGCTTCAGAAGACGATATATGACCGATGTTTTGACGTCAGCTAGATGGGATTTTATTGGTCGAGCAGGGGGAAAGTCAGCTTTGGATTTCTGAAAGTTCATCCACTTGAGGTACTCCAAGTAGTTCTGTACGATCTGTTCATTCTGTTTAAAACCAAGAAGACATTTTATAGAGCTTCAGTAAAACAACAATTAACTTTGGATTATTGCCCATCGCAAAAGGAGatgaaaatcttgtaaaagaTTGGCTTTTACTGATTGTatagtttatctatttcaatatttgtttttattgattgttTGGAAGCCATGATATCAATTTCAGATGAGTTTGTTTTGATCTTAAATATGAATCACTATGTCAAATCTGTCCACTTCGTGTTCGGACCAAATATTTGTCatcgcaatttttttttaaccataCAGTGTGTCAAGGACCCTGAATCAAGTGTAAATACCGCTGTCTCTGTGGGTGAAAAACTTTCGAATAATCTTTGTATCGGTATTTGTTCAGTTAGGAAACTTGTTTTGGTTTGAGTTTTTGGAATACACACCATaggtcaccaccaaacaatacTTTTTCGCTGGATCTTTAggaatgcatttatttttacaatatttgtaattttattactttaaaaatacGTATGTATTAATAATCCTTTTATTATGTGATAcaataatttaaaatatgtaCTAGAGCTAAACTAGTTTGCCATCTTTGTATATGTACTAGAGCTAAACTAGTTGGCCATCTTTGCTAAAAGGAAGAGTACAAAACCTATTCGAAAGTGAAGCTAAACGCAAGTTTTCATTGGTCGACCAAAATTaataacaaattgaaatatCAGTTGAGGAGTTCCCAATTTATTTTTCGTCGGCTGTGGTATTCACCTCAAAGGCACGTAAGGGTTGTATTTCTATTGGTTTGTTAGATCTCAGTCAGTCAGAAAGCTGAGAATTATTGAGCTAcatgttaatatacatgtacgtcatcGTAAAATGTATTTTCCTTCCGACTTTATATAATAGCATAGAGTGTCTGACGGTTGAATCTGATATTGGATACGTTTTGAGTGGCTGACGGTTGAATCTAATATTGGATACGTTTTACTTAAGATTTTTCAGAATTGGCACCATCCGTATCCGATACCTGCGCGTCACCAGTAGAAAAAAAATACTGCAATGAAGTCAGACGAAGTTGCGTGACCGTAGTGTAACCAAGGAAAACAAAGTCTTGTAGATTTTGTCGTGTTGAAACAACCATATGATCGAGAGGGGaaaaaccaatgaaataaacaatttcTGATTAATGATGCATTTTCATTTCGTTTGCGTCAGTAACTTGGTTGTACTGTATAACAGTGTAACTCACATTTCGTTTGCGTCAGTAACTTGGTCGTAATGTATAAGTCGTAATGTATAACAGTGTAACTCACATTTCGTTTGCGTCAGTAACTTGGTTGTAATATATAACAATGTAACTCACATTTCGTTTGCGTCAGTAACTTGGTTGTACTGTATAACAGTGTAACTCACATTTCGTTTGCGTCAGTAACTTGGTTGTACTGTATAACAGTGTAACTCACATTTCGTTTGCGTCAGTAACTTGTTTGTACTGTATAACAGTGTAACTCACATTTCGTTTGCGTCAGTAACTTGGTCGTAATGTATAACAGTGTAACTCACATTTCGTTTGCGTCAGTAACTTGGTTTTACTGTATAACAGTGTAACTCACATTTCGTTTGCGTCAGTAACTTGGTCGTAATGTATAACAGTGTAACTCACATTTCGTTTGCGTCAGTAACTTGGTCGTACTGTATAACAGTATAACTCACATTTCGTTTGCGTCAGTAACTTGGTCGTACTGTATAACAGTGTAACTCACATTTCGTTTGCGTCAGTAACTTGGTTGTACTGTATAACAGTGTAACTCACATTTCGTTTGCGTCAGTAACTTGGTTGTACTGTATAACAGTGTAGCTCACATTTCGTTTGCGTCAGTAACTTGGTTGTACTGTATAACAGTGTAACTCACATTTCGTTTGCGTCAGTAACTTGGTCGTAATGTATAACAGTGTAACTCACATTTCGTTTGCGTCAGTAACTTGGTTGTACTGTATAACAGTGTAACTCACATTTCGTTTGCGTCAGTAACTTGGTTGTACTGTATAACAGTGTAACTCACATTTCGTTTGCGTCAGTAACTTGGTTGTACTGTATAACAGTGTAACTCACATTTCGTTTGCGTCATTAACTTGGTTGTAATGTATAACAGTGTAACTCACATTTTTCCTTCACAAGGCCCGATCATTCAGTGCATTGTAATGCATTtagtttgttgttgttttgtttgatttatctTGTGTCCTTTGAGAATTCTTCACTGAGATGTCACtgactgtaggtgaagtaccactttACTCGGACCTTTGCATGACGCTAAGAACCGTCtttgtgacacgggatctcggtttctAAGGTCTCAtcagaaagacccgtgatttccACTCTTAAATGAGAGGCGCTTGGTGAAGGGAGTGATAAATATCTATTTCTATGTCATAGCTTTGACATGCCTAAAGCATTCATGAGCGGGACCACCGGCGCCTATTGTCTCTGTTTACACTACCGGTACGTCAATTGCCGTGGCAATATCGAAAAAATAGCCTtgacttcatgaatatttatgttcattagTCAACCAATCGGTGAGCTTCTATGATTTTTTCGGTGGAAAGAAATTCATTCGGAGGCCATTGCGTGCTCGTAGCGGAATAATCCGAGGATTGCCGATTGAGAACAAACTGGACACTTTTAAGCTGTTGTAACTAATGGACACTTCTTTGTTGACTTCACCGGTGTaataaatttactatataatatGCGTAACTACGCCGCGCTCTTTAGATACGAGTAATTGTCCGATCAACTCTAGTCTTTCAGACTTCAACACATCCACTTTACTCCGAATTTCCTCATCATGTTTGAGAATACGATTAAATTTATTAACACAAAATTTACATGCGTAACCACTGCTGTTAATGCGGATTTCAATCAATAAATACTTAAACATTACTTACTTCTGCAGCCTTATTTGTTCGCtgttacttgtaaacaaatactgCACGTTTTAGTTGTGGGCACAGCCATTTTAATATATCGGAAATCCGTTATTGTGACTGATTGATCAAAGAAACAATTATTgtgtcatttcataaatatacatgaaa
This genomic window from Ostrea edulis chromosome 4, xbOstEdul1.1, whole genome shotgun sequence contains:
- the LOC125670693 gene encoding transmembrane protein 180-like isoform X2, translated to MRTCFTNSAASLIKLPLADITDANMEKYNRKHPISSMVFGTNALITKPANSLSPMLVVSILNRFGYGEVRKLTSGKMNDNDVARSEELKMAMFALVCWYPVVVGVIQLCSWSFFRINKRTEIIIKADKIHQGV
- the LOC125670691 gene encoding adenosine deaminase 2-like; this translates as MAKSSLLVLLLLTTVILADRVGDYEYRYSLNREQLHQQERVYAGYRFNYTENEQIVQNYLEYLKWMNFQKSKADFPPARPIKSHLADVKTSVIYRLLKRFPKGGNMHLHHNHVVSKAKIMDIIYSHQVLLDNFYVKESPEPNKWRFNFYLNPPSGWVKVKDNQNYTKDIIVKHSTFLGVITDTAINSPTLSELRWKQMGSLFGAMGSSVVNQINMSRLYMEAMLQAAVDENVQYLEAKSSSYNKLYVLDPDSAYAKTHGKHYVDNDMGEEELHIMEEVLNEFRQKNPSFIGYKRIVNSNRRVSSTTLKLDAQRALTLHKRYPHLVAGFDIVAEEDHGYSLLFYLKDFAELEVQNASLPYFFHTAETNWPSTYLTSTHLTDPVAAIENTYDAILLGAKRVGHGIGFLSHPYLMEVLKQKKIAVEANPVSNKMLGYVPDQRHHPAITYIRYGIPVVLGADDPSTFGYDEFTVDWYEAVMGWDLTLADMRHLAMNSLEYSSLLDSEKPAAITKWQNNYNLFITNTKQEACQLTFNDTPPFVSSIFPQEGPIGGGKNVNVFGRNFHRAICKTIYCRFGSTTTKGTLIYDHLINCPSPVRASQGAKHNVQFSISLDSGATFLSTNETFSFKHASHGISLPDIVG
- the LOC125670693 gene encoding transmembrane protein 180-like isoform X1; protein product: MLYSHSATETKNKIVVIVFAPLIEHFSYQKIYRTNFIWKICSGLFLYFIVGPDYPWLILLFLLFDDCFTNSAASLIKLPLADITDANMEKYNRKHPISSMVFGTNALITKPANSLSPMLVVSILNRFGYGEVRKLTSGKMNDNDVARSEELKMAMFALVCWYPVVVGVIQLCSWSFFRINKRTEIIIKADKIHQGV